CATTAAAATGAAGTTATCCGATCATGTGGTGTATAATGATGAGCAACAGATGGTGATCCCGCAGGTGCTGGCCTTGCATAAGTTATTTCAGCAGGGCTGAGTGAACATACTTCCCGCCTGCATGGCCTGCATAAATTATTTCAGCTTACCCAGCCACTCTTTCATCCGTTTCATTCCTTCCTGTATCCGGTCCATACCTGTAGCGTAAGAAATACGTATACATTCCGGCTGCTCAAATGCGCGGCCCGATACCACTGTTACATTGGCTTTGTGCAGGAGGTACATACACAGATCGTCTGCATTATTGATCTGCTCGCCTTCATAAGATCTGCCGAAGAAACTGCTCACGTTGGGGAACATGTAAAATGCGCCATCCGGCTCATTTACAACCAGCCCGGGGATATCCCTGAGTGCTTTAAAGATAAAAGCCCTGCGTTCGCGGAAGGCAGCTACCATTTCTTTTGCAGTGTCCAGCTCTCCGCGTAATGCAGTGATAGCAGCACGTTGGGTGATGGAGCTGGTGGCGGAAGTGAACTGGCTTTGCACCATGTCTGCAGCTTTGGCAATTTCCAGTGGTGCTGCCAGGTAGCCAAGGCGCCAGCCGGTCATGGCAAATCCTTTACTGAGGCCGTTGATGATGATGGTGCGTTCTTTTAAGCTGCCAAAGCTGGCAATGCTTACATGCTCACCTACATAATTGATATATTCATAGATCTCATCTGAAATGATGAAGATCTGCGGGTGTTTTTCGAACACTGCTGCCAGGCCTTCCAGTTCTTTCCTTGAATAAACAGAACCTGTAGGATTACAGGGGGAAGAGAACATGAACAGCTTTGTATTAGGGGTAATAGCTGCTTCCAGCTGCTGCGGCGTGATCTTGTAATCCTGCTCAATAGGGCAGGGCACAAATTTTACCACACCCTGGCAGAGTTTCACCAGTTCTGAATAAGTGACCCAGTAAGGGGTGGGGATGATCACTTCCTCTCCCGGATTTACCAGGCTGAGTACGCTGTTGGCAATGCTTTGTTTGGCACCGGTAGATACAACGATCTGTTCCGGGCTGTAATCAAGACCATTATCTCTTTTCAGTTTATAGGCAACTGCCTGCTTGAGGTCTGCATAACCTGCCACGGGCGTATAGTGTGTATATCCTTCGTCAATTGCTTTTTTGGCAGCTTCGCGTATATGTACAGGGGTGTCAAAATCCGGTTCGCCGATGCTGAGATCTACGATGTCAATTCCCTGTGCTTTCAGTTCACGGCTAAGTTTAGCCATTCTGATGGTTTGCGGTACGGAGATGCGTGATAATCTTTCTGCTAATTGCATGTTGAATTATTTTTTTTAGGTTGACCGCCGCAAACCTACTGCAAAAAGATGAGCATAAAAAGAAACGTCCCGGGGTTTAGCCCGGGACGTTTTAAATATTATTTGTGTTGTAAGAACAGGAACTACTGACGCAGTATCTTGATCACCGGTTTTTTATCGCCGGTTTGTCCTTTTATACCCATGAAAGAGATGCTGTAAGCATTGTAGGGAGACAGTGTTACGTCAGGCAAAGTAGCCAGTTCTGTACCTGCCTGGTCTTTCACCACAATGGTTACGGTAGCAGGATCTACAGTCTGGAAGTCTGTATTGCCCAGGAAGTCCCTGTATTGGCGGCCGGAAGAAACCTTGGTGGTATTGATGAAGAAATCAACCGGGTTGGCATCGTCCACGAAGTTGAAGAAACGTACGTTTGCTTTATCGCGGGAGATATCGGAAAAGTCTTCGTTAATATTATATGATTCTACCGGAGAAGTACCCCAGAGCAGGATAGTATGATATTGCAGCGTATCGAAGTTGGCGGTTACACTGGTCAGCAAACTGTCTGAACCTGTTTTGGTGAAATCGATCTTGATATTGCCGGGAGCAAATTTATCTGCGGCCCAGGCGCCAAATGCAAAAGGAGTGGTGTTCGCTTTTTTGGTATTGAAAAAGATGTCCATACCGAAAGCGGGCGATCCCTGGATGAAGGCAATTACGGTGCTGGGTGCTTCCGGCGTCACATTATTCTTTAAACAGGAAGACAGGCCTGTGATCACTGCAACCATTGCCAACAGTGCTACGAATCGGTTTTTCATTGTTACCATGCTCTCAAATTTTTGTTGATTACTATTTATTTTACGGTTGTTAAATGCCATTGTAGTTTATTTTATAACGCTTCAGATCTGGTTTGTATTTTTTGATCCTTTTTAATTCTTCCTCATAAATGATCTCACCCAGTGCTTTCAGGAATGGTTTTCCCGTTGTTTCGAAGTCATATTTATCATCTCCTATTACGCCATCCTTATTGGCATAGATGGTGGCGGAAAGGAGAAATTCCACGCCATGGTCAAAGTCCACAAAATATGCTACGTCTGTCAAAAAGCCATACGCCCAGCCCGGTTTATTAAAAATCCGCAGGCCTGCGGGCAATTGTACGTTTCCGTTTGCGCCTCCCATCAGGTATTTTACGTAGTTATGATGGAATTCGGCTGTATCATAAGCCGGGTGGCGTGTTTCCGTTGGCAACTGCGACATATACCGGTATAAAAAACGGTAGTCGTCCTCTGTTAAACGAAAAGCTTGCGTAGAAGTTACACTTTCCGGAAAAATTACACTTTTGAGCATATTATGGAGGTCTGCCAGCAGCAGGCGGTTCTTGACGGAGAAGTCGAAAGGGGCATTCACCAGGGTGGATCCTTTATAATGGGCCTTGCCCACGGAATCCTGCCGGGGGGCAAAAGCAAGGTTGCTGACCTGGTCTGTTTGCCGGTACAGCACCTGCCCGTCCTTTTCAAACCGGATGGCATTGGAATGGCGGTTGGCTTCCTGGGGGAGGGCAATATCAAGCCGGTGGCGGATCTGGGAGGCAGGATAGCCCTTTTCCCAGAGGGCCCGGTTGAATTCTTCCTGCCCGATAAACTCGTAGAGCCGGTTAAAAGCATCATTATCGCTCACCAGGAATATCTTCTTAATATAATGAGCCACAGAGGGTTGTGCGTTCTCTGAAGAAGTGTCTTCCGTAACAGCCGTAGTGATGCCTGCCAGGCTATCTGTATACATGGGGGTGTATTTATCCACTTTCAGGCGGTTCAGTTTTTCCAGTGCCAGAAAGGCTGCGGGCATTTTAACGGTAGAGGCAGGGTAGAAGTACTGGTCTGGCCGAACATGGTAGTAATAGTCCGTAAACACAGGCTGGTTGCCGGCTTTACGGTTGATCTGCGTATAAATTATCTGTAGCCGGTATTCCTCCGGGTTGTTCATAACAGGGCCCAGCCTGGCACTGCGGGCTTGCAGCAGGGTATCCAGGTAAGCTGATGTTAAATTGTGCATGGCGGCAGAATTAATTGTCCGGGATGTTTGGCAGTTCGTAAAAAAAACCAATATTGCACCTGCCGTAAAAATGCGTTGCATCATAGAAGGAAATTTTTAGGCCAAAATCTAGCTCAAAACCAATCGGATAGTGGATTGCTAACAGTTTTGAACCGGGCTTTAATATATCAATTTAAATTCTATCTTTGCAACTCTTGAAAAATTTATATTAATAATCCGAAACAAAATGCAACTAAAAGGACTGGTTAGATTTTTTGCTGTCGCACTGATCCTTATCTCTTTGTATCAATTGTCCTTCACGTTCGTGGTACGGAACTATGAGAAAAAGATAAAGACCAAGGCCGAAGACTTTGTGGCCCACCAATATCCTACCGCTGAACAAAAGTATGCCGGTAACAAGGAAGCGCAAGCCCTTTATGCCGACACACTGAATGACCTGATCAAGGAAAGGACAGAACAAATGCTGGACAGCGCCAGTGGCAAGCAGATTGCGGGATTTCCCTGGTTTACCACCTATACCTCAGCGAAAGAAAAGCAACTGAACCTCGGTCTTGACTTACAGGGCGGTATGAATGTGGTGTTAGAAGTTAGTGTGGAAGACGTAGTACGCGCACTCTCCGGTCATTCCAAGGACCCGGCATTCAACAATGCCATTAAGAAAGCCATTGAGCTTAAAAAGAACAGCCAGTCCGATTTCGTGACCCTGTTTGGCGAAGCTTATAAACAAGAAGCACCAAATGGTAAGCTGGCTTCTATTTTCGCTAATGCACAGCAAAAGCAGATCACCTTCAACAGTACCAACGATCAGGTGCTGAATGTGATCCGCAGCGAATCTAAAGCAGCTATCAGGAACACCTATAAAGTGTTGCAAAACCGGATCGACAAGTTCGGGGTAGCTTCTCCCACCATAAACCTGGATGAGAACCGCGGTATCATTTCCGTGGAACTGGCCGGTGTGGATGATGCTGCACGTGTACGCAAATACCTGCAGGCAAGCGCTAACCTGGAATTCCGTGAAACATATAAAAGCGGTGAAGAATTTTATTTAACAGTACTGCAACCCATGAACGAGGCCATCAAGATCTCTCAGGGTATCACTGCTAAAAAAGATTCTGCTGCTCCTGCTGTAAAGGATTCTGCCGCTAACACTGCTGCAGCTCCTGTAGATTCAGCTGCCAGCCTTACAAGCCTGCTGGCTAAGGATTCTGGTGTTGCCAAACTGGGTGCAGACTCCGCCAAACAACTGGATGCACTGCGTGATGAGCAGATCAAGCAAAACCCACTGTTCGCTATCTTCATGCCTACAGTGAATGAGCAAGGTCAGATCCTGCCCAGCTCTATGCTCGGCCGCATCTTCCCTAAAGACACGGCTACTTTCCGCAGATATATAGAAACGCCTGGTGTGAAGGCTATTCTGCCAAAAGACCTCGTGTTCGTATATGGTCCTACTAACCGTGAAGACCGTTCACAACCACTGCCTGTATATGGTATCAAAGTAAATCCTGCTAATCCTATCGCCAAGATCACCGGTGAAAGGGTGACCGGAGCGAAAGCTGATTTCGGACAGGATAACCACCAGGTGGAAGTGACCATGTCTATGGATAACGTAGGTACACGCGACTGGCGTAACCTTACCCGCGCATTGAAACCTTCCAACCCTAACGATGCCCGTACATTTAACTATGTTGCGATCGTTCTGGATAACGTAGTATACTCTGCACCTTCTATCAATACAGAAATTCCAAACGGTAACTCTTCCATCAGCGGAAGCTTTACCCTGGAAGAAGCAACTGACCTTGCCAACATCCTGGTATCCGGTAGAATGCCTGCCCCTGCCAAGATTGTGCAGGAGCAAGTGGTTGGACCTACCCTCGGGCAGGAATCCATCGAGGCAGGTGCTAAATCTTTCATCATCTCTTTCATTGTGATCTTCATCCTGATGCTGGTGTACTTTAACACTGGTGGCTGGGTTGCAAACATCGCACTGATCCTCAACCTGCTGTTCACCGTAGGTATCCTTGCTTCACTGGGCGCCACGCTCACGATGCCTGGTATCGCCGGTCTGGTATTGACTATTGGTATGGCTGTGGATACGAACGTAATTATATTTGAAAGGATCAAGGATGAACTGAGCCGTGGTAAAACTTACCAGCAGGCTGTGGAAGACGGTTACAAACGTTCTTACGCACCTGTACTGGATGGTCACATCACTTCCCTGCTCACTGCCTGTATCCTGTTCTACTTCGGTCTTGGCCCTGTATTGGGTTTTGCTACCACACAGATCATCGGTATCTTATTGTCCCTGTTCTGCGGTATCCTCGTATCCCGTATGATCACTGACTGGTGGACAAATAAGAAAAGACACCTGGAATACTTCACTCCTATTTCCCGCAGGATCTTCAAACATGCCAACTACAACTTCGTAGGCATGCGTAAGTACACTTACATTATCTCTGCAGTAGTACTGGTGCTGGGTATTGGTTCCTTCTTCCATGGTTTTGACCATGGTGTGGATTTCAGCGGTGGACGCAGCTACACTGTACGCTTCGAGAAACCGGTGAATGAAGAAGAAGTGCGTGAGAAACTGAGCGAGATCTATGGTTCAGAAACTTTCGTGAAAACCATCGGTGGTAAAGATCAACTGAACATCACCACTCCTTATAAGATAGAAGACAACTCCGATGCTGCTGTAGCTGAGGTGAAATCCAAACTCTACCAGGGATTGAAAGGTCATTATGCAGGTAACATTGACGAACAAACGTTCCTCAATAAATATATTGTAGGTTCTCAGACTGTATTGCCTACTATCTCTGACGACTTAAGAGCAGGTGCGGTGAAAGCCACTATCCTCTCCCTGATCGTGGTATTCCTGTACATCCTGTTGCGCTTCTCGAAATGGCAGTACTCTATCGGTACTATCTTCTCGCTGCTGCACGACGTATTGGTAACACTGGCAGTATTCTCTTTCTGCCGTACCTGGGTACCTTTCTCCCTGGAGATCGATCAGCACTTTATTGCGGCGATCCTGACAGTGATAGGGTTCTCGATGAACGATACGGTGATTGTGTTTGACCGGATCCGTGAGAACTTCCGCCTGATGAAGGGTGCGGATACCAAAACAGTGATCAACCGTGCGATCAACGATACTTTGAGCCGTACGATCATGACCTCTGTAACGGTGTTCCTGACCATCCTGATCCTCTTCATCTTTGGTGGTGAAGTAACCCGCGGTTTCGCCTTTGCGATGCTGATAGGTGTGATCACCGGTGCTTATTCTTCTATCTTCGTAGCTGCACCAGTTCTGGTGGACTTCGATAAGAAGAATACCCTCTCTAACGAGAAAGAAGCTGTAGTGATACAGAAAGCTCCTCCGTTAGTAAGCGGCAAATAAGCTTTTACTTATCTTACATATAACAAGGGCCGGCTCAGTGATGAGGCGGCCCTTGTTGTTTTAATGATATCTTAACAAAGAGGGGTGAAGCAATGAGAGAGCTTTGAAAGAGCTTATGTAGAGCAAGGAAAGAGCCAAGAAAAAAGTGGTAAAATCATATTACCAGGCACAAAAAAACCGGCTCCTTTTGGAAGCCGGTTCAGATCTTTTAAATATGCTATACCGCAAATGAAGTACCGCAGCCGCAGCTGGAACTTGCATTGGGATTACTGAAAGTAAATCCACGGGCATTCAGGCCGTTCTGGAAGTCTATTTCCATACCAAGGAGATAGATGCCATGTGCTTTCTTCATCACTACCGGAATTCCTTCCAGTTCAAAAACATCATCGTCTTCCATTTTGGCATCAAATCCCAGCACGTAGGACAATCCTGAGCAACCGCCGCCTTTAACACCAATACGGAGGTATTGGGATGCATCAAAGCCATCTTCCTGCCTGATACGGTTCAGCTCCTGAACGGCGCCGCTGGTCAATTTTATGGGTGATTGTGCGATTGTTTCCATGTTTCCATTCATTTAGTCTTACAAAAATACGGAAAAATGCAGTATGTGCGTTGTCACACTGATGTCAGGCCTCTAAATATGAAATTTAATAGGCATACTTCAAAATTGTATGTAATTTGTTATCCAATATGCGCAGACTTCTATGCCTTGCAATGGCTGTAGTGCTGGTACAGCAGGTTACAGCCCAACAATTCGGCGGCAATCCGCCCTCTCTCAAATGGCAGCAGATCAATACGGATACAGTGCGGGTGATCTTTCCGAAAGGAATGGATGCCCAGGGTAAGCGGGTAACGGATATCGTACAACAGATCAGCCGTTATCACAGGAGCAGTATAGGCCCCTTGCAACACAAGGTGAGCATTGTGCTGCAGCCTCAGACCATGCAATCCAACGGTTACGTGCAGTTAGGGCCTTTCCGGTCTGAATTCTTCCTTACACCACCCCCTTCCAGCAATGATGTGGGTTCTGTGAACTGGGTGGACCAGCTGGCCCTCCATGAATACCGTCACGTACTGCAGAACAACAATTTCCGGAAAGGGCTCAGCAAGGTATTTTACTACCTGGGCGGAGAACTGGGGCAGGCAGCCATCACCAACATTGCCGTGCCCAACTGGTTCTGGGAAGGGGATGCGGTGGTAATGGAAACGGCACTGAGCTTACAGGGCAGGGGACGTTTACCAGCCTTCTTCAATGATTTCAGGGCTTTGACGCTGGCCAGTAAAAAGTATTCTTTCATGCAGATCCGCAATGGATCGTACCGCAACTTTATACCGGACCATTATGCCACGGGGTATATGATGACCAGCTACGGCAGAAAACATTACGGACAAACATTCTGGAAAGATGTAACAGATGATGCAGTCCGCTATCGCCGTGTGTTCTATCCTTTCTCCCAAAGCCTGAAACACCGTACCGGCAAAAATGCCGCTGCCTTCTTTAAAGCTTCCTGGGATGAATATGCGGCAGCCTGGAATGCAGCAGACAAGCCAGTTGCAGATACACTCACACCTGCTACGAATACCGTTACAAACTACAAATACGTATACGCTGTTAACGACAGCAGTTACATTGTTTCCAAGAGTTCCTATAAAAAGATCCCCGGGTTTTATGAGCGGGATGCACAAGGGCATGAAACCCTGATCGTGCGGCCGGGTATTGGCTTCGATGATTATTTCAGCTACCGTAACAATAAACTGCTGTGGACCGAAAGCCGGTTTGATGCACGCTGGAGCTGGAAAGACAATTCCGTGGTGAAAGTATTCGACCGCAGCAGCGGGCAAATGCAAATACTGGGTCAGGAGCGCCGTTGTTTTTCACCGGATCTCTCTTTTGACGGGCAAAAAATAGTGGTGGTAACCATTACGCCCACACAACAATATCAGCTCAAACTGCTGGATGCAGCAACAGGGGCAGCAGTGCATACTTTCCCGAATCCTGAGAACTGGTATTACACCTATCCTAAATTCACGGCAGACGATCGGCATATTATCAGTGCCGTGCGTGACCAGGAAGGCAGGATGGCCCTTATACAACAGGCCATCGCAGACGGCAGTGTGAAGATATTGGTGCCCTTTGGCGTACAAACGATCGGAATTTCTTCCGTGCAGGGAGAGAACATTTACTTCACGGCAGCATTCAAAGATGCAGACAATGTTTATACCTTAAATGGCACAGAAGTTAAACAGGTAACGAACAGGCCCAATGGTGTACAGCATATGGCTGTTGCAGGAGATCATATTGTATTCAGCGAGTTTACCGCAGATGGTTATAAGCTGTTGCGGACGGGACTGTCTTCAAATGCTTTCGTAAATCATCACAGCGCCTGGTTACAGCCCGATTTTGGCGAAGGCGGGAACATTCTCGATAAAATACCTGCCGGAGAACATCGGGTCCGTAAATACCCTAAAACACACCGGATCTTTAACTTCCATAGCTGGTTACCGGAAATAGATGATCCGGAGTATGGTTTATTCCTGCATGGAGAGAACGTGCTGGGAACTTTACAGAGCATGGTAGGAGTGAGATATAACTACAATGAAGAAAGTCCCAGTGTAAGTGCCTCCCTGTTGTATGGCGCCTGGTTTCCTTACCTGCGTGCAGGAGTGGATTACCGGATGCAGCGTTACCTGAATGTGAATGATACCGTCCAGATACAATGGAATGAGCTGGACTGGTACGGCGGTGTAAGCATCCCGCTGAATTTCACTTCCGGCAAATACTACCGTTACCTCACCCTGAATGGTAACTACCACCAGGTGACCCGTACGCGCAGCGGCAATTCGAAATATGTTTTCCGGGATAACAACATTCAATACATTGATCTGAACGGTAGTTTTACCAATCAACGCATCAAAGCACTGCAGAACATCAATTCGCATTTTGCGCAATCACTGCAGTTCCGTTATAACAGATCCATCAACGGTATTCCGGCAGAACAGCTGTATGGCCGTTTAGATCTTTACCTGCCGGGTTTTTCAGCAAACCACAGCATTGTGCTGCAAGGTGCGTTCCAGCAGAAAGATACCAGCCTGCGGTATGCCTTTACGGATTACTTTGTGTATGCAAGAGGTTATACCAAACCTTTCTACGAGCATATGTATAAACTCGGGGCCAACTATCATTTCCCGATCGCATACCCTGACTGGGGATTTGCGAATATCCTGTTCTTCAACCGCCTGAGAGGAAATGTATTCTACGATCATAGTGTGGCTTACAACTTTAGGTCCAGGCAGGATGTTACATATGCATCTACCGGCGGGGAAATGTTCTTCGATACTAAACTGGGGAATGTGCTGCCTTTTACCTTTGGTGTAAGGTACAGCCACCTGTTGAACACCAACCCGGGAGATCCGTTACGGAAGGATAGGTTTGAAGTGATCATTCCTTTGCAGCAATTATTCAATTATTAAAATTCGTGCATGAGACCGCTACAGAAAAGAGATCCTTTCTACATCAGATTAAGTCATACGCTTTTAAGCCTGGTGTTGATTGTGATCATTCTCCGCACCATGAAGGAGATACTGGCGCCCGTAGCCTTCGGCTTTATTTTCGCCATTCTCTTATTACCTGTGGCGCAGGGGCTGGAAAGGATCAGGTTCTCCCGCGGTCTCGCAGCCACTGTAGCAGTGTTGTTATTTATCCTCTTAATGGCAGGATTGTTATATTTCATCTCCTGGCAAACCTCTTCGTTCTTAACAGATCTTCCCTTACTGGAAAAGCGCCTGATGGTACAGGCGAATGAACTTACGCTTTGGATAGATGAAAAGTTCAAGATCGATTCTGATCAGCAGATCGCCTGGATCAATGAAACAGCAGCAAAGAGTATCACCACTGTTTCTGCATTTGCGATGAATGCGGTTTCTTCTGTTTCTGCCATTCTCATTTTCCTGATCTTCATACCGATGTATACTTTCTTCCTGCTCTTCTATCGCAAGCTGCTGGTACGTTTCCTGTTGAAGCTGTTCCATCGCGATCATGCGGATGAAGTGCATGAAGTGATTGCACATGCACGGGTGGTAGTGAAAAGTTATGTGGTGGGATTATTCATAGAAATGGTAGTGGTAGCGGTGTTGAATATTTCTGCATTGTTATTGCTGGGTGTAAAATATGCTGTGTTGCTGGGGACATTGGGGGCTATCTTTAACATCATTCCTTACCTGGGTATGATTGTAACCATTATCATCACACTGGTGGTGACCTTAACTACAGGAACGCCTGCACTGGCTTTGTGGGCAGCGCTTTCCCTGTTTATTATTCACCTGATAGATGCGAATGTATTGCTGCCTCGTATTGTTGGATCGAAGGTGTCCATCAATGCCATGATCACTTTACTGGGCGTATTTGTAGGTAGTATGATATGGGGGATAGCAGGCATGTTCATCTCCATTCCGGCTATGGCGCTGCTGAAGATCATCTTCGACAGGGTGCCGAGTATGAAGCCCTGGGGGATCTTAATGGGGTCGGGAGAATAATTATTTAATAGTGATCTTCAGCTCAGGAGCCCGGTAGAATTTATCGCCGGTGTATTTGATCACGATATTATTGAAGAACAATACTTCACCTTTCTGGATGGTTTCTTTCAACCTATTGCTCCAGGTGGTATCTATCTTGTTTGATTTAAAGGAATCACCGATATACTCTGTATAAAAGCCTACTTCATTCGTGGTGTCGTTCAAATAAGGTTCCTTCTTTTCCCAGGTGAAATCAAAAGAAACAACGGGGAATTTTTGATTACTGCCATCCCTGACGATCAGGGCAGAATCCAATAATTTCAATACTTCAGGGCGGGGGAGGGTATCACTGAGGAAGATGCCCCAGGTGGTACGGAAGCGCAATGGCTTTTGAGCAGCAGTAGCTGCCGGTGTTTTGCCTGGCGCCGGTTTCTTAACAGCCGGTTTATTGCTTTGTGCAACAGCACCCAGTGCGCAACAACAGATCAGCGTGACAGTATAAAAGAGTTTCTGCGTCATAGGCTTATTAAAAAAGATCGTCCGGTTATTCAACGCCGGACGATCTTTAAAATTATAAAGTTTTCAAACTTTCTTCAATTGCCTGGATCTTGGCGATACAGTCCGCTTGCTTCTTTCGCTCTGCTTCCACCACTTCCGGTTTGGCATTTGCCACAAAGCGCTCATTGGATAATTTGTTCTCTACAGACTTCAGGAAGCCCTGCTGGTATTCCAGGTCTTTGAGCAATTGTTCCTTTTGAGCGGCGGGGTCCACTTCTCTTTCTGTAACCAGATAGAACTTGTCTTTCCCGATCACCAGGGCAATTGCGCCGGGGATAGCTTCTTTCGTATAAGCTACCACGTTGGCATTCACCTGTTTGGCAATGATGTTTTCTATCCGTTTAAATGCGTTTTCGTGATGTGTTTCAATATGTAAGCCAATCTCATCTTTCGGTTTGAACTGGTTTTTGTTACGGGCATCACGGATACTGCTGATCACTTCTTTTGCCAGTGCACCTTCCACCAGTACAGTATTGTTAGCAGCTGCAGGTCTGGCAAACTGACGGATCACTACATCATCTCCTGCTTTGCGTTCGCGGAGCAGGTGATAGAGTTCTTCTGTGATGAAAGGCATGAACGGATGCAGCAATTGCACAAGGCGTTCAAAGAAACCGATGGTCTTTTCATACACACCGGCATCGATGGGTTGTTCAAAACCAGGTTTGATCCATTCCAGGTACCAGCTGCAGAAATCGTCCCAGATCAGGCTGTATATAGCTTTCAGCGCTTCGCTGAGGCGGAAGTCTTTAAAGAGTTTTTCTACTTCTGCATGCACTTCGTTGAGGCGGTTCTCCATCCATTCCACTGCAAATGTGGGAACGGGGGCACCGGTATTTTCAACAGGTTTCCACATCTTCACCAGCTTGAGGGCATTCCACATCTTGTTGTTGAAGAAGCGGCCCTGCTCGCAGCTGGTATCGTCAAACAGCAGATCATTACCTGCCGGAGAGGAGATCATGATACCGAAACGTACGGCATCTGCGCCATACTTTTCAATCAGTTCCAGCAGATCAGGTGAGTTGCCTAATTGTTTACTCATTTTGCGGCCCAGCTTGTCACGCACCATGCCGGTGAAGTATACATCGCTGAAAGGCTTTACCTGCTTGTATTCCAGGCCCGCCATGATCATGCGTGCCACCCAGAAGAAAATGATATCCTGCCCTGTTACCAATACAGAGGTGGGGTAGTAGTAGTTGATATCTTTATTGTCAGGGTCGCTGATACCGTTGAAAACCTCTACCGGCCAGAGCCAGGAGGAGAACCAGGTATCCAGGCAATCTTCATCCTGTTTTAATTTAGTGGCCTGTTTGCCGAATTTCTCCGCATACAATTTCAACGCTGCATCATGTGTTTCTGCTACAACAAACTGACCGTTATCATCGTACCAGGCGGGGATCTGCTGCCCCCACCACAATTGGCGGGAGATACACCAGTCTTTCACATTTTCCATCCAGTATTTGTAGGTAGCCAGGAAACGATCGCCGGGGTGGATCTTCACATCACCATTCACAACAGCATCCAGTGCGGGTTGCGCCATGTCTGCCATTTTCACGAACCATTGTGTGGAGATGCGGGGTTCCACTACCGTATCCGGGTTACGTTGGCTGTAACCGAGGCGGGTGGCGTATTCTTCTTCCTTCACCATCAGGCCTTGTTCCTGTAAGGCAGCTACTACTTTCTTTCTTGCGCGGAAGCGGTCTTCTCCCACAAATACTTCAGCAGCAGCGCTTAAGGTACCATCGTCATTGAGGGTGTCAACAATCTCCAGGTTGTGTTTAAGACCCAGGTTATAGTCGTTGATATCATGGGCGGGCGTCACTTTCAGCGCGCCTGTTCCAAATTCCTTATCAACATACGTATCATAAATGATGGGGACTTTCCGGTTCACCAAAGGCACTACGGCAAAGTGGCCATTGAGGTGTGCATACCTTTCATCTTCCGGATTTACGCAGATGGCGGTATCACCCATGATGGTTTCAGGGCGTTGTGTGGCAATGG
This DNA window, taken from Chitinophaga niabensis, encodes the following:
- a CDS encoding DUF4397 domain-containing protein, whose amino-acid sequence is MKNRFVALLAMVAVITGLSSCLKNNVTPEAPSTVIAFIQGSPAFGMDIFFNTKKANTTPFAFGAWAADKFAPGNIKIDFTKTGSDSLLTSVTANFDTLQYHTILLWGTSPVESYNINEDFSDISRDKANVRFFNFVDDANPVDFFINTTKVSSGRQYRDFLGNTDFQTVDPATVTIVVKDQAGTELATLPDVTLSPYNAYSISFMGIKGQTGDKKPVIKILRQ
- the secDF gene encoding protein translocase subunit SecDF, whose translation is MQLKGLVRFFAVALILISLYQLSFTFVVRNYEKKIKTKAEDFVAHQYPTAEQKYAGNKEAQALYADTLNDLIKERTEQMLDSASGKQIAGFPWFTTYTSAKEKQLNLGLDLQGGMNVVLEVSVEDVVRALSGHSKDPAFNNAIKKAIELKKNSQSDFVTLFGEAYKQEAPNGKLASIFANAQQKQITFNSTNDQVLNVIRSESKAAIRNTYKVLQNRIDKFGVASPTINLDENRGIISVELAGVDDAARVRKYLQASANLEFRETYKSGEEFYLTVLQPMNEAIKISQGITAKKDSAAPAVKDSAANTAAAPVDSAASLTSLLAKDSGVAKLGADSAKQLDALRDEQIKQNPLFAIFMPTVNEQGQILPSSMLGRIFPKDTATFRRYIETPGVKAILPKDLVFVYGPTNREDRSQPLPVYGIKVNPANPIAKITGERVTGAKADFGQDNHQVEVTMSMDNVGTRDWRNLTRALKPSNPNDARTFNYVAIVLDNVVYSAPSINTEIPNGNSSISGSFTLEEATDLANILVSGRMPAPAKIVQEQVVGPTLGQESIEAGAKSFIISFIVIFILMLVYFNTGGWVANIALILNLLFTVGILASLGATLTMPGIAGLVLTIGMAVDTNVIIFERIKDELSRGKTYQQAVEDGYKRSYAPVLDGHITSLLTACILFYFGLGPVLGFATTQIIGILLSLFCGILVSRMITDWWTNKKRHLEYFTPISRRIFKHANYNFVGMRKYTYIISAVVLVLGIGSFFHGFDHGVDFSGGRSYTVRFEKPVNEEEVREKLSEIYGSETFVKTIGGKDQLNITTPYKIEDNSDAAVAEVKSKLYQGLKGHYAGNIDEQTFLNKYIVGSQTVLPTISDDLRAGAVKATILSLIVVFLYILLRFSKWQYSIGTIFSLLHDVLVTLAVFSFCRTWVPFSLEIDQHFIAAILTVIGFSMNDTVIVFDRIRENFRLMKGADTKTVINRAINDTLSRTIMTSVTVFLTILILFIFGGEVTRGFAFAMLIGVITGAYSSIFVAAPVLVDFDKKNTLSNEKEAVVIQKAPPLVSGK
- a CDS encoding serine hydrolase, with protein sequence MHNLTSAYLDTLLQARSARLGPVMNNPEEYRLQIIYTQINRKAGNQPVFTDYYYHVRPDQYFYPASTVKMPAAFLALEKLNRLKVDKYTPMYTDSLAGITTAVTEDTSSENAQPSVAHYIKKIFLVSDNDAFNRLYEFIGQEEFNRALWEKGYPASQIRHRLDIALPQEANRHSNAIRFEKDGQVLYRQTDQVSNLAFAPRQDSVGKAHYKGSTLVNAPFDFSVKNRLLLADLHNMLKSVIFPESVTSTQAFRLTEDDYRFLYRYMSQLPTETRHPAYDTAEFHHNYVKYLMGGANGNVQLPAGLRIFNKPGWAYGFLTDVAYFVDFDHGVEFLLSATIYANKDGVIGDDKYDFETTGKPFLKALGEIIYEEELKRIKKYKPDLKRYKINYNGI
- a CDS encoding pyridoxal phosphate-dependent aminotransferase; protein product: MQLAERLSRISVPQTIRMAKLSRELKAQGIDIVDLSIGEPDFDTPVHIREAAKKAIDEGYTHYTPVAGYADLKQAVAYKLKRDNGLDYSPEQIVVSTGAKQSIANSVLSLVNPGEEVIIPTPYWVTYSELVKLCQGVVKFVPCPIEQDYKITPQQLEAAITPNTKLFMFSSPCNPTGSVYSRKELEGLAAVFEKHPQIFIISDEIYEYINYVGEHVSIASFGSLKERTIIINGLSKGFAMTGWRLGYLAAPLEIAKAADMVQSQFTSATSSITQRAAITALRGELDTAKEMVAAFRERRAFIFKALRDIPGLVVNEPDGAFYMFPNVSSFFGRSYEGEQINNADDLCMYLLHKANVTVVSGRAFEQPECIRISYATGMDRIQEGMKRMKEWLGKLK